In a single window of the Macadamia integrifolia cultivar HAES 741 unplaced genomic scaffold, SCU_Mint_v3 scaffold1606, whole genome shotgun sequence genome:
- the LOC122064312 gene encoding E3 ubiquitin ligase BIG BROTHER-related-like, with protein MRFIVQRDHFLVTTTDEGSETILGQGRVLSPTQIFDIEFPYLLVPQVSHYYINDMLTHLEIPEAFIEQLKRQISIHAYQEALICRETRSQSLSIIIGLNIHLVEELAELEASLMDMVGDGGFRLVPASRSSIEALQIKKFDDTEDPSSSTETCMICMDEYVKGIDLAWMPCSHFFHSECLVTWLEQKNSCPLCRFELPTET; from the coding sequence ATGCGTTTCATAGTTCAACGTGACCATTTTCTAGTAACAACCACAGATGAAGGTTCTGAAACCATTCTTGGGCAGGGACGTGTTCTGTCGCCAACTCAAATATTCGATATTGAGTTCCCTTACCTGCTTGTCCCTCAGGTTAGTCACTACTACATCAATGATATGCTTACACACTTAGAAATCCCTGAAGCCTTCATTGAGCAACTGAAACGACAGATATCCATACATGCTTATCAAGAGGCTTTGATTTGTAGAGAGACGAGGTCTCAGTCCTTGAGTATTATCATAGGTCTTAATATTCATCTCGTAGAAGAACTTGCAGAGCTCGAAGCCAGTTTGATGGATATGGTTGGAGATGGAGGTTTTAGATTGGTTCCGGCTTCGCGATCTTCGATTGAAGCTTTGCAGATTAAAAAATTTGATGATACAGAAGACCCTTCCTCTTCTACAGAGACTTGTATGATTTGCATGGATGAGTATGTGAAAGGAATCGACCTTGCATGGATGCCTTGCTCACATTTCTTCCATAGTGAATGCCTTGTTACGTGGttggaacaaaaaaattcaTGCCCTTTGTGTCGCTTTGAATTGCCTACAGAAActtaa